The DNA window GAGGGCGGCGGCTCACTCGGCGCGAAGCTCGTGGAATGGCCGGTGGGGCACACCATCAAGTGCCTGTGCTTCTACCACCCGGACGATCCGACGGAGCTGAAGGAGCGCCAGGAGCGCGATCTGCTGCGGCTCCATGATGCCGCGCGCCGCATCGGGCGCGAACTGCTCGTCGAGATCATCGCGGGCAAGCATGGGCCGCTCAGAACCGACACGGTGGCCGCCATCCTGCAGCGGCTCTACGATCTCGGCATCAGACCCGACTGGTGGAAGCTCGAACCGCAACGGGACGAAGCCGCGTGGCATTCCATCGGGGCGGTCATCACCCGCAACGACCCCTACTGCCGCGGCATCGTGCTGCTTGGCCTTGAGGCGCCCGAGAGCGAGTTGGAAGCCGCTTTCGCGGCCGCCGCCAAGGAGCCGCAGGTGAAGGGCTTTGCGGTCGGCCGCACCATCTTCAACGATGCGGCCCGGCGCTGGCTCAAGGGCGAGATCTCGGATGAAGCGGCCGTCAGCGACATGGCCTCCCGATTCCAACGCCTCGTCGACGCGTGGCAGCGCGTCTCGGACCAGGTGAATGCCGCCTAATACCAAGGATGAAGCCCGCGGAAGGCTCTGTCCTCTTCCCATGACCGCGAAAACCTGAACACCTTGCGACGCCATTCGAGAGGTACACGCATGAGCACGATCCGCCTGACCATGGCGCAAGCCGTTGCCCGCTTCCTGACGGCCCAGAAGACGGAGATCGACGGACGGATCCTGCCGCTCTTCGGCGGCGTCTGGGCCATCTTCGGACACGGCAACGTGGCGGGCATGGGCGAGGCCCTGCACGGGGTGCGCGACCAGCTTCCGACCTATCGGGCCCATAACGAGCAGGGCATGGCGCACGCGGCCATCGCCTTCGCCAAGGCCTCGCGGCGGCGGCGCATGATGGCCTGCACCACGTCCATCGGCCCCGGTGCCACCAACATGGTGACGGCTGCGGCCGTCGCCCATGTGAACCGCCTGCCCGTACTGCTCCTCCCGGGCGATGTCTTCGCCAACCGCAGACCGGATCCGGTGCTGCAGCAGATCGAGAGCTTTGCTGACGGCACAATCTCGGCGAACGACTGCTTCCGGCCAGTCTCCCGCTATTTCGACCGCATCACCCGTCCCGAGCAGATCATCCCCGCGCTGCAGCGCGCCATGACGGTGCTCACGGATCCGGCCGAATGCGGCCCGGCGACGCTCGCCCTCTGCCAGGATACGCAGGCCGAAGCCTACGACTACCCGGAAAGCTTCTTTGCGGAGAAGATCTGGACGCAGCGCCGCATCCGTCCGGACGAGACCGAGCTCGCCCAGGCGGCCGATTTCATCCGCAAGGCCAAGAAACCCTTTATCGTGGCGGGCGGCGGCGTCCTCTACTCGGGCGCCGAGAGCGCCCTGGCGGATTTCGCGCAGAAGCACGGCCTTCCGGTGGGTGAGACGCAAGCCGGCAAGTCGAGCCTGCCCCACGACCACCCGGCCAATCTCGGCGCGATCGGCGTGACCGGGACGGGCGCCGCCAATGCATTCGCCGAAGACGCCGACGTGGTGATCGCCGTAGGTACGCGCCTGCAGGACTTCACCACGGGCTCCTGGTCCCTGTTCAAGAACCCGAAGCGGCGCATCGTGGGCCTCAACGTGCAGGCCTTCGACGCGACCAAGCACAGTGCGGCTCCGCTCGTGGCCGACGCGCGCGTGGGCCTTGAGGAATTGAGCCACGCGCTCGGCGCCTGGACGGCGCCGGAAGAGCAGACGGCCAAAGCCCACGACGAAAAGGCCCGTTGGTTCGATGCTGCAGCCCGGTACACGAACCCAACCAACGCGGAGCTTCCGTCGGACGCGCAAGTGATCGGCGCGGTTCAGCGCGCCTCGTCGCCGACCGACGTGGTGGTCTGTGCAGCCGGCGGCCTGCCGGGCGAGTTGCACAAACACTGGAAGGCGAGCGCGGCGCTGGGCTACCATATGGAATACGGCTATTCCTGCATGGGCTACGAGATCGCAGGCGGGCTCGGCGTGAAGATGGCTGATCCGTCCCGCGAGGTGATCGTGATGGTGGGCGACGGCTCATACCTCATGATGAATTCGGAGCTCGCCACCTCAGTGATGCTGGGGCACAAGCTCATCGTCGTACTGCTCGACAACCGCGGCTACGGCTGCATCAACCGCCTGCAGCGCGCTACGGGCGGGGAGAGCTTCAACAACCTGCTGCAGCACACCAATCACGTGACCCTTCCCGAGATCGACTTTGCCGCCCATGCGGCCGGGCTCGGCGCGCAATCCATCAAGGTGAAGGGCATCGGCGAGCTGGAGGATGCGCTCAAGAAGGCGCGCGGCGCGGACCGCAGCACGGTCATCGTCATCGACACCGATCCGCTCGCTTCGACCGAAGCCGGCGGCCATTGGTGGGATGTAGCGGTACCGGAAGTGTCGGTGCGCGAGCAGGTGAACAAAGCCCGCAGGGATTACGAAACGGCTCTCGCCACTCAGCGCGTGGGCGATTGACCAGGACAGAGGAAGACGAACATGACGATCCGCATCGGGGCCAATCCCATCGGCTGGTCCAATGACGACATGCCGGAACTCGGCGGCGAGACGCCCCTGGAGGTGTGCCTGGCAGAAGCCAGGGAGGCCGGGTTCGAGGGCATGGAGCTCGGCAACAAGTTCCCGCGCGAGCCGGAAGCCCTCAAGAAGGCGCTGGCGCCCTTCGGCCTCGCGTGCGTTTCGGGCTGGTATTCGGCCGAGCTGCTGAAGCGTGATGCCGAGGCGGAGATGAAGGCGCTGCGCCCGCATCTCGATCTTCTCAAGGGCATGGGCTCGGACGTGCTCGTCTTCGCCGAGACCTCCAATGCCATCCATGGCGACCGCTCCAAGCCTCTGTCGCAGCGTCCGGTCATGCAGGACGGCGACTGGGCCGAGTTCGGGCGCCGCATCACGGAGGTCGCCGAGCGGACCCTGCAGGAAGGCGTGCGCGTCGTCTATCACCACCACATGGGCACCATCGTGGAATCGGAGGCCGACATCGACGCCTTCATGCGCTCCACCGGCGAGGCCGTGCATCTCCTGCTGGATACGGGCCACGCCACCTGGGGCGGCGCGGATCCGGCCGCGCTCGCCCGTCGCTATCGCGGCCGCATCAGCCATGTGCACACGAAGGACGTCCGCAGGGACGTGATGGAGAAGTCGCGGGCGCAGGGCTGGAGCTTCCTCGATTCCGTCATCGAAGGCGTCTACACGGTGCCGGGCGACGGCATGGTGGATTTCGTCTCGGTGTTCAAGGAACTGCCCGGCTACAGCGGCTGGGTGGTGATCGAGGCGGAGCAGGATCCGAAGAAGGCGCATCCGCTGACCTATGCCAAGATGGGCTATGCCAATCTGACGCGATTCCTCAGGAAAGCCGGCCTGCGATAAGGGAGAATGCAATGGCGAATCTTCTCGTCAAACCGTCGAAGCCCGATCACCAGGGGCGCATCCACGCCATCACGCCGGACTCCGCCGGGTGGACCTATGTGGGATTCGAGGTCTACCAGCTGAAGGCCGGGCAGAGCCTCCATCAGGCGACAGGGGATCGGGAGGCCTGTGTCGTGCTCCTGTCGGGCAAGGCCCGCGTGGCGGCCTCGGGGCAGGATTTCGGCGTGATCGGCGGACGCTCGTCGCCGTTCGATCCGGATCCGTGGTCGCTCTACGCGCCTGCCCGCTCCGAGTGGTCACTTGAGACGCAGACCGATTGTGAGATCGCTGTCTGCACGGCGCCCGCCGAGGGAAAGCTCCCCCCTCGTGTGATCCGTCCCGATCAGGTTGGCCAAGAGACGCGCGGCCAGGGCACGAATACGCGCCACGTGCGCAACATCCTGCCGGAGACCGAAGCCGCAGAGAGCCTGCTCGTGGTGGAAGTCATCACGCCTTCGGGCCATTGGTCGAGCTACCCGCCGCACAAGCACGACCGAGACATGCTGCCGACTGAGTCGCTGCTGGAAGAGACCTATTACCATCGTCTCAACCCGCCGACCGGCTTTGCGCTTCAGCGGGTCTACACCGACGACCGCTCCCTCGACGAGACGCTGGCCGCCAGCAACGGCGACGTGGTGCTGGTGCCAAGGGGTTATCACCCGGTAGGCGCGCCGCACGGCTATGAGCTCTATTATCTGAACGTGATGGCGGGCCCGAAGCGGATCTGGAAGTTCCATAACGATCCCGATCACGAGTGGATGCTGGCGAAAGCTTGATCCTGGCGGATCCTTCGGGCATGAGGCGATCCGATTCCCCTTGAGAGGTCTCATGTCCTGGTCAGATCTCGCCTCACGCGCCTTCAAGACCGTGATCGCGCTCGTCAGCGCGATCGTGATGGATTACGCATTTCTGAATGGGCGCATGACGCGCCAAGCCGTGACGGGAATCGAGCGCATGGCGGCTGATGCGCCGGTGCTCATCGACCGGCTCGTCACCAGTGCTCTCGGCATCAAATGGGATCGCTGACCGTACTAATGCTTTCGTGATCGCGTCACGGCGATCAGGCCCGGAACGGAACGGCCGCGGTGCCGTTCTTTCCATGGCTTCACCTCTCGTCGCGATCCCATGGCAAACCTTCTGCGTATCCTCCTGGCGATCCTGCTTCCCCCGGTCGGCGTGTTCTTCACCGTCGGCTTGGGCGGCCAGTTCTGGCTCAACATTCTCCTGACGATCCTTGGCTATATTCCGGGCATCGTCCATGCGGTCTGGATCATCGCACGTCGCCCGCATTGAGCGGTGCTGCGTTGTCCGGAGTGATCTGCCGGAATCCCTCCCGAAGCGCTTGATCCGACCTAGCGCGGCCATTCAGCACTCCCTCGTGCTCCAGCGCACATGATGCGTCGGCAAGCCTGAACGGAGCGGGCACGAGGCCGTTTTCCAAGCGTGGATACGGCATGTGCAGCCGGAAGATTGAAAGACGATCGATGACCGTTCTCGACCCCATCTCCGGAAAGCAGGTCATGATCGACCTGTCGGAAAAGCCACGCAGCTCGCGCGGGGTCGTCGGCTCCAGCGAGAAGTCTTCATGCGCCTGCGGGAACCCATCGGTTGCCTGCAAACCGGAGCCGGACGCTGAGAATGTCACCCGGTCGCGGGAGAGACCTCGACACTGATCCCCTGCAGAAGGAATGGTGCACCCGACACGTCGGCCGTATGACCTTTGCCATCGCAGGGCGAGGTACGGGCATTGCCCTGTGTCCAAATGCGATCTTGCCGTTCTCCCTGTGAGATCGCGGCCGCGGCTGAGGAGCTAAAGCACCTTGAATGCCACCGGAATCGGTTGGTGGCGAGAGCAATGCGATGCACGTTCAGCGCTCCGGAGTCCCGGCCCAAGCAGCAGTTCGAGAAGAGCTGTCATCCCCGCAGGATCGACTTAGCGCCAGCTCGAGGAAGGCACTCTGTTCGAGCCGAGTGGGCATGAGGACGATGACGTCGGCAGCCGAACAGGTTCTCGAGACGAGGCCGCGTTATGCGGCAGGGGTGCACGAATTTTCAAAGATTGCTGATGGCCATGATGTCAGCCGTTCGGCCGGCACCAATGCCGTGCTCCCTGCCAGGATGGGTTCGTGCATTGTGAGTGAGGCAGGCAAGCCCCTCAACAACACTCACCAATTCGTTCTGTCTTCGAAATGGAGATGAGATTCCCACCGCTGAGCGGTGGCAGGATATTGCCGCATATTTGTCAGTATGTTGGCAGCAAAAGCCATAATCACGATCTTGTTATGCAGGACATAAACAGGACACATTCTCAGATAATGTCTCCCCCGCGGATCATAAACAAGCATCAGCAACGAGTTTAGTAAATTAATACTATTCCATCCGCTTGAACAATCCTGAATGACAAGGGGAAATTCAGAGATGACGATTTATTACGTGTCGACGACTGGGTCGAACAGCGGGGCCGGCACGGCCGCGCAGCCGTTCGCCTCCCTGCAACACGCCCACAGCCTGGCCAAGCCGGGCGACACCATCTACCTGCGCGGCGGCGTCTACAAGCTCACCACCGGCCTCAAGCTCACTAACGACGGCACCGCCGCCGCCCCGATCACCATCACCAGCGCACCCGGCGAGAAGGCCGTGCTCGACGGCGCGGCCATGACCAAGGGCGGCGCCGCCGGCTACGTGCTCAGCCTCGACAGCGTGTCCTTCAACCGCGTCACCAACCTGGAGATCCGCAACGGCGCCGAAGGCGGCCTGCTGATCAAGGGCGCGTCCAACAGCAACGTCTTCGACAACCTCGACGTGCACCACAACGGCCGCCTGTCGCAGTGGGAGGGCAAGGGCGTGTCCCTGTTCGGCTCCAGCGCCAACAACCTGCTGCGCAACATCGACTCCCATCACAACCAGGACCTGAACCTCGACAACGCCGACGGCTTCCAGGTTGCCACCACGGGCAGCGGCAACGTGCTCGAGGGCACCCGCGCCTGGGCCAACTCGGATGACGGCTACGACTTCTACAACATCCAGAACGGCACCAAGGCCGGCGCTCTCAAGGTGATCAACAACTGGGCCTGGGGCAATGGCTGGACCGTGGACGGCAAGCCCGGCGGCGACGGCAACGGCTTCAAGCTCGGCGGCGTGCGCGACGGCTCCGGCTCGACCGCCGGCGCCCACGTGGTCGAGGGCAACGTGGCCTTCGGCAACAAGATGAACGGCTTTGACGAGAACGGCAGCAACGGCGGCGTGTCCAAGCTGACGCTCTACAACAACACCGCCTACAACAACGGCATCTACAACTTCTACTTCGATGCCGCGGCCGGGCACGTGTTCCGCAACAACATCTCGTACGGGACCGGCAAGCTCAAGACCACCGGCACGGCCGACCACAACTCCTGGGACCTGGGCGTGTCGCTCTCCAGCGCCGACTTCCAGTCGCTCGACAGCAGCTCCGCCGTGGCCGCCCGCGCCGCCGACGGCTCCCTGCCGCAAAGCGCCTTCCTGCACCTGGCCAGCTCCAGCGACCTCATCGACAAGGGCGTCGCCGTCAGCGGCCGCGCCTATCTCGGCGCAACCGCAGACCTCGG is part of the Microvirga terrae genome and encodes:
- the iolD gene encoding 3D-(3,5/4)-trihydroxycyclohexane-1,2-dione acylhydrolase (decyclizing), producing the protein MSTIRLTMAQAVARFLTAQKTEIDGRILPLFGGVWAIFGHGNVAGMGEALHGVRDQLPTYRAHNEQGMAHAAIAFAKASRRRRMMACTTSIGPGATNMVTAAAVAHVNRLPVLLLPGDVFANRRPDPVLQQIESFADGTISANDCFRPVSRYFDRITRPEQIIPALQRAMTVLTDPAECGPATLALCQDTQAEAYDYPESFFAEKIWTQRRIRPDETELAQAADFIRKAKKPFIVAGGGVLYSGAESALADFAQKHGLPVGETQAGKSSLPHDHPANLGAIGVTGTGAANAFAEDADVVIAVGTRLQDFTTGSWSLFKNPKRRIVGLNVQAFDATKHSAAPLVADARVGLEELSHALGAWTAPEEQTAKAHDEKARWFDAAARYTNPTNAELPSDAQVIGAVQRASSPTDVVVCAAGGLPGELHKHWKASAALGYHMEYGYSCMGYEIAGGLGVKMADPSREVIVMVGDGSYLMMNSELATSVMLGHKLIVVLLDNRGYGCINRLQRATGGESFNNLLQHTNHVTLPEIDFAAHAAGLGAQSIKVKGIGELEDALKKARGADRSTVIVIDTDPLASTEAGGHWWDVAVPEVSVREQVNKARRDYETALATQRVGD
- the iolE gene encoding myo-inosose-2 dehydratase, whose protein sequence is MTIRIGANPIGWSNDDMPELGGETPLEVCLAEAREAGFEGMELGNKFPREPEALKKALAPFGLACVSGWYSAELLKRDAEAEMKALRPHLDLLKGMGSDVLVFAETSNAIHGDRSKPLSQRPVMQDGDWAEFGRRITEVAERTLQEGVRVVYHHHMGTIVESEADIDAFMRSTGEAVHLLLDTGHATWGGADPAALARRYRGRISHVHTKDVRRDVMEKSRAQGWSFLDSVIEGVYTVPGDGMVDFVSVFKELPGYSGWVVIEAEQDPKKAHPLTYAKMGYANLTRFLRKAGLR
- the iolB gene encoding 5-deoxy-glucuronate isomerase, coding for MANLLVKPSKPDHQGRIHAITPDSAGWTYVGFEVYQLKAGQSLHQATGDREACVVLLSGKARVAASGQDFGVIGGRSSPFDPDPWSLYAPARSEWSLETQTDCEIAVCTAPAEGKLPPRVIRPDQVGQETRGQGTNTRHVRNILPETEAAESLLVVEVITPSGHWSSYPPHKHDRDMLPTESLLEETYYHRLNPPTGFALQRVYTDDRSLDETLAASNGDVVLVPRGYHPVGAPHGYELYYLNVMAGPKRIWKFHNDPDHEWMLAKA
- a CDS encoding YqaE/Pmp3 family membrane protein; this encodes MANLLRILLAILLPPVGVFFTVGLGGQFWLNILLTILGYIPGIVHAVWIIARRPH
- a CDS encoding right-handed parallel beta-helix repeat-containing protein, which translates into the protein MTIYYVSTTGSNSGAGTAAQPFASLQHAHSLAKPGDTIYLRGGVYKLTTGLKLTNDGTAAAPITITSAPGEKAVLDGAAMTKGGAAGYVLSLDSVSFNRVTNLEIRNGAEGGLLIKGASNSNVFDNLDVHHNGRLSQWEGKGVSLFGSSANNLLRNIDSHHNQDLNLDNADGFQVATTGSGNVLEGTRAWANSDDGYDFYNIQNGTKAGALKVINNWAWGNGWTVDGKPGGDGNGFKLGGVRDGSGSTAGAHVVEGNVAFGNKMNGFDENGSNGGVSKLTLYNNTAYNNGIYNFYFDAAAGHVFRNNISYGTGKLKTTGTADHNSWDLGVSLSSADFQSLDSSSAVAARAADGSLPQSAFLHLASSSDLIDKGVAVSGRAYLGATADLGVFEFGLGGSEPPLTPLSTLTSAPTSMRAITGHNGKNKLIGTTAVEKIDGKGGKDYLWGKGGSDILTGGASKDAFMFDTKLGSDNVDTITDFKPPDDRICLNDSVFTKLGSTGTLAASKFVIGKKALDSTDRVIYNSKTGDLSYDADGSGSGAAIKFAKLDAHLKMTAADFVVI